Below is a genomic region from Paenibacillus rhizovicinus.
GATCATGGGCTTCCGGTCTAATGGCCGGATGAACTTCCCAGCCGGTTGTGCCGGATTCGAGCGGCGTGCCTGGTCCTTCGTTGTGTTGAATATAGACGATCGGCGTTCCTGAAACCCGTGCCCGCGAGATGACCGTTTGAAGTTTCTCGAGTAAACGTTCGCCTTGATCGACAGGGGCTGCTTCGTCAAACATCGCCAGTTGGACATCGATAATCAGTAAAGCTTTCTTCGTCGTCATAAATTCCCTCCCGTGATCTTCTTGAAGAAGTCCTTATAGTGCGTCAAGTAGAAATCGGCTACGGGCGTTGGATTTTGAAATAAACAGGTTTGCATGCCGATCGCCTTGGCCGGAAGAATATCGATCTCTCGATCGCCGATGGCTAGATCAAGTTGATGCTTGCCATGCAAATACAGGTAAGACGCCGGATCGGGCTTCTTGGGATACCCGTCATCGCCCGCAACGATTTCTTTGAAATACTCCGCCAAACCATAATGCTGCAGGATAGCCATGACTTCCTTGCGCGGTTTATGCGTCATGATTACATTGACTTCCGCGAACTTCAAGACGTGCTCCACATCCGGGAATGGCGGCGTCTGCGCCGGATGAAGGGCCTCCTCCAACTCGAAAATGCGCCGGATTTGCGCCTCCGATAACCCGTAATGCCTCACTGCGTGGGTAAAAGAAACCTTCAACCGCGACAAGATCTCTCGCTTCGGCGACGCCCCGGCCAGCACCTCGTACAAGACATCCGTATATACCGGGTAGGTATCGAATAGCGTCCCGTCAAAATCCCAAAGCAGCTTCATCCGCGAGCTCCTTTCTGCTCGGACTTCTTGGGGGGCGAGGCCGATTGTTATCGCTTCGCCCAATTCGGAATGTGGTGCTTAAAATACTGGCCCACTTTCGTTAATTCGCTCATGACATCATGGATCTTCGATTCATCCAGGAACCAGTTATCCTTCGTAGTCTGCGTTTTATCCGTCACTGGGCTTATATAAAATGCAACATCGGTCGGAAATTCAACTTGGTAGGTGAGCAACGCGCGTCTAGCGTGATAGGATTTGCATGCTAGAATCGCTTTTCTTGGCCGGATTCCTTGCCGTTGCAGCACTTCCCACGAATATCTTGCATTTTCGAATGTATTCTTCGCTTGATCTTCCTTCAGAATGGCGCTGTCGGGTATTCCGAGCGCTAGGCCAACTTCGCGAAGGAATGCCCATTCCGTCGATTGCAATTTGGGATTTGACCCTCCCGAAGGAAGGATGTACGGAGCAAGCCCTTGCCGATATAGTTCTGCCGCCCTCTCCATTAATTGGGGATGGCTTCCTCCGGGGATCAAGATGACATCGGATGGCTGCATGTCCGTCTCGAAAAACATAAACTCCGTGATACAGTCGAATGGATTGGGCACCAGGTTCATCCTTTCCAGCATCAATGTCACGTTTGGATGCCGATATTCCCATCATACAATTGCAGGAAATAGATGTATAGATTTAGTAGAAAGTCCGATTCAATCAGCGAGGAATATAGGCTGCTGAGTCCTAACGAACTCCACGCGTCTTATATGGTTGAAAAGACCGTCATTTCGCAGCTAGCGAATCTGACTAGCCTTATTTCGGTGAAACCAAGCGAAGAAGCTCATTATCAGGGCTTTTCGATCGAATAGCGACGCTAGGATTCGTTACGTTGCAAAAGGCAGGAATATTGGGCCAATAGCGTTGTTTGGGTTCGTTAGCTTAGTTGGTCGGGGGCGCGGAGTTGGCGGGAGCCGCGGCGGGAGCCGCGGGGGCGGCGGGAGCCGCGGGGGCGGCGAGGGGCGCGGGGCGGCGGGAGCCGCGGGGGCGGCGAGGGGCGCGGGGGCGCGGGTCGGCGTGAGCCACAGGGTGGTGGGGGCACGGGGTCCGCAGTTCGCGGAGTTCATGGAGCCGCAGGTGTCGACAGGCCGCGGGTTTCCGAGTTCACGAGGTTCACGAGGGCCACGAGGTTCACGAGGGCCACGAGGTTCACGAGGGCCACGAGGTTCACGAGGGCCACGAGGTTCACGAGGGCCACGAGGTTCACGAGGGCCACGAGGTTCACGAGGGCCACGAGGTTCACGAGGGCCACGAGGTTCACGAGGGCCACGAGGTTCACGAGGGCCACGAGGTTCACGAGGGCCACGAGGTTCACGAGGGCCACGAGGTTCACGAGGGCCACGAGGTTCACGAGGGCCACGAGGTTCACGAGGGCCACGAGGTTCACGAGGGCCACGAGGTTCACGAGGGCCACGAGGTTCACGAGGGCCACGAGGTTCACGAGGGCCACGAGGTTCACGAGGGCCACGAGGTTCACGAGGTCCGCGGGGTCCCGCGAGTCGGCACGGTCGACGCGTGCTCCCGCCCAGCCAACGCAAAAAAGAACCGCCTCCCCAACATGGTCAAGACCCCATTTAGTGGACATTGGAAAAAGCCCTAGGCAACAAGCTGACGCCGGTATTCGACCGGAGTCAGCTTGTTTAGTTTTCGTTGAGCCCTATCTTCATTGTAAAAGCGGATGTATTCCTCAATTCTTCTTTGTGCCTCATCGATGGATCGTATATCATAAGGGTAGAGTGCTTCTACTTTCAGATGAGAGAAGAAGCTCTCCATTGAGGCATTGTCATAACAATTGCCTCGGCGTGACATGCTGATTTGGGCGCCAACCTGTGGCAGCATGTCGTGGTAAGCATGGGACGTGTACTGGCTTCCTTGATCGCTGTGAACGATCAGCCCAGTCACGTCTTTATGTTTTTCAAACGCCTTCCTAAACGTCTCTAGCACAAGCGGATTGTCATTGTGACGACTGATGTGGTATCCGACGATTTCGTTGTTCCACAAATCCTTGATCGCCGATAAGTAAATTCTCTCATCGAATACGCGATATTGCGTCACATCTGTTACCCATTTTTGATTGGGTTTATCCGCCTTAAAGTTTCTTTGTAACATGTTTGCTGCTATTCTGCCATCTGAAACAGCTGCTTCATAGCTTGTTCGATGGACATATTTACGACGTATAATCGCTTTTATGCCAAGCTCCTGCATCAAGCGTAATACTTTCTTATGGTTCACTATGAGGCCATATTGACGAGATAGTTCATCCTGTATGCGGCGGTACCCTACAGTCTTGTCGCGCTGTTCGTAGATGGCTTTGATTTTGTTCTTCAGATCTTCATCAGGATCGTGGTCTTTGCGGTTTAGATAGGAGTAGTAACCACTTCGACTGATCCCCAGATATGCACACAATTCCTTGACAGTTCGTTTACTTTTCAACTCGTCGATGACGATGTGTTTGCTTTGCAGCCCTCCCGATTCAAGATTTGTAACCACTTTTTTAGCACCTCAACCTCCATGTAGAGCCGCTTGAGCTCACGTTCTTGCTTCGTTTCATCTCGATGTGGGTTACCTCGTCTGTCCTCGAATGCAGAGACTCCCTTTTCGCGATACTTCCTCATCCAGCGCTTCACTCGATCCTTATCCTGAATTTCCAAATGTGCTGTAATCCGACTGTAACTCCAACGTTCCTCAACATGCAGTCGAATAGCCTCAACCTTAATCGATTCCGGATAATGATGAAATTTTTGTCCTTTAATCGCCATAAAAAAAGCACCCCCTAGAATTTCATCGGATTAACCTAGGGGTTTTTCCAATGTCTATTCTAAGGGGTGCACTGCAACAAGGGGAATCCGGTTCTTCATCACTCCGCCGCCCGGCGGCACACATACGCTAGATCGTAAAGCCGCCCTGAGTAACGCTGGCCGGCCGTCTTCCCAGCACGCGATTCAGAATGCTGCTCTCGTAGTGGGTAAATCCGCTGTCCTTCTCGCGCGGACGGGCCAGGGAGACCGTAATGTCCTGCGAAATGGTGCCTTGCTCCACCAGTACGACGCGGTCGGCAAGCGCCACGGCTTCGCTCACGTCATGGGTGACGAGTACGGCGGTGAACTTACGTTCCAGCCATAACCGTTCGATGAGCTGCTGCATCTCGATACGGGTAAGCGCATCGAGCGCGCCAAGCGGTTCATCGAACAGCAGGAGGCTCGGATCGCTGACGAGCGCCCGGGCCAGGGCGACCCGCTGCCGCTGGCCGCCCGACAATACGGAGGGCCATTCTTTCGCGCGGTCGGCCAGGCCAACGAGCTCCAGCGCTTCTAACGCTTTGGCACGGTCGCCGCCTTCCACGCCGATCCGAACGTTATCCAGCACGCTTTTCCAAGGCAGCAGCCGGGCGTCCTGGAACATCACCCGCACGTCCGATCTTAATCCGGCCGAAGCCGCGCCGCCTATGGATACCGATCCTTGCGATGCTTGTTCCAAGCCTGCCAGCAGACGAAGCAGCGTGCTCTTGCCGCAGCCGCTGCGCCCGACGACCGCCAGGAATTGTCCGGCCGGAATCGACAGATCCAGCTCCTGAAGCACGGTTAAGCTGCCGAAACGGACGGCCGCATCCCGTACGTCTACTCGCAATCCCCGTGAAGAAGAATCCCCTTG
It encodes:
- a CDS encoding YdcF family protein produces the protein MLERMNLVPNPFDCITEFMFFETDMQPSDVILIPGGSHPQLMERAAELYRQGLAPYILPSGGSNPKLQSTEWAFLREVGLALGIPDSAILKEDQAKNTFENARYSWEVLQRQGIRPRKAILACKSYHARRALLTYQVEFPTDVAFYISPVTDKTQTTKDNWFLDESKIHDVMSELTKVGQYFKHHIPNWAKR
- a CDS encoding helix-turn-helix domain-containing protein; amino-acid sequence: MAIKGQKFHHYPESIKVEAIRLHVEERWSYSRITAHLEIQDKDRVKRWMRKYREKGVSAFEDRRGNPHRDETKQERELKRLYMEVEVLKKWLQILNREGCKANTSSSTS
- a CDS encoding ATP-binding cassette domain-containing protein gives rise to the protein MIDRHPADSQGDSSSRGLRVDVRDAAVRFGSLTVLQELDLSIPAGQFLAVVGRSGCGKSTLLRLLAGLEQASQGSVSIGGAASAGLRSDVRVMFQDARLLPWKSVLDNVRIGVEGGDRAKALEALELVGLADRAKEWPSVLSGGQRQRVALARALVSDPSLLLFDEPLGALDALTRIEMQQLIERLWLERKFTAVLVTHDVSEAVALADRVVLVEQGTISQDITVSLARPREKDSGFTHYESSILNRVLGRRPASVTQGGFTI
- a CDS encoding IS3 family transposase — encoded protein: MVTNLESGGLQSKHIVIDELKSKRTVKELCAYLGISRSGYYSYLNRKDHDPDEDLKNKIKAIYEQRDKTVGYRRIQDELSRQYGLIVNHKKVLRLMQELGIKAIIRRKYVHRTSYEAAVSDGRIAANMLQRNFKADKPNQKWVTDVTQYRVFDERIYLSAIKDLWNNEIVGYHISRHNDNPLVLETFRKAFEKHKDVTGLIVHSDQGSQYTSHAYHDMLPQVGAQISMSRRGNCYDNASMESFFSHLKVEALYPYDIRSIDEAQRRIEEYIRFYNEDRAQRKLNKLTPVEYRRQLVA
- a CDS encoding HAD-IA family hydrolase — its product is MKLLWDFDGTLFDTYPVYTDVLYEVLAGASPKREILSRLKVSFTHAVRHYGLSEAQIRRIFELEEALHPAQTPPFPDVEHVLKFAEVNVIMTHKPRKEVMAILQHYGLAEYFKEIVAGDDGYPKKPDPASYLYLHGKHQLDLAIGDREIDILPAKAIGMQTCLFQNPTPVADFYLTHYKDFFKKITGGNL